The genome window TACTGCGCAATAATTGCCCGCTGAATGTTAGCCAAATCCTGGTCATCTTTGTAGCGCAGCACGGATACCGTGGGAGCATTGTCTGGGGAGGCAGCGGGAGCTGATAGAGCCACGGCCACCAGGACGAGCAGGATGAACAACTGTGTGGACAGCGATGGGAGCCATTAGGATCAGTTCCACTCATCAATTTGGGCATACTTACGTTGAGTATCTTCATTTTGTCTAAAAATCAAAAACGGACTAAGCCTCGCGCCTTTGCAGACACCTCTTTTATacataaactaaacaatcaaTACGTGCACTTAGAGAAAAAAACTGGGAAGAggcaaaataatattttaattcttGAAAATCAATGTGTGCCGatgcataaaaatgtttttatttaactttttataTTGACTCAAAACCCAATTTAAATATGACTTAGATCATATGCATGCGATATCATTACCAAGCGAGTGAAAAATGTAATGTTTTCGTGTGGTTAAATGTTATGTTTTTATATTGCAGTGTATAACATGCTTACATAATTAAAAACCTGATGGGATCCACTATAAAAGCGTTCAATAATTTGGCAAAATATTAAGTTTAAACATGTATTCTCGTTAGGTGTGAATTTGTGATAATTTGCTTTGATGAACTTGaaacatgtatatatatgtatatatgtatatatacatatacagtGATCATTCAATGTAGCGAATCCTTTAATTCGCATGAGAAATATTCTTAAAATAAACtataaaatgttaaatttaaaaatgctaAAAGGATGCAACTTTTTCTTCTTAGTTCTGAGAATGTTCTGTTTTCGTTTAAAAATCGATTTGCTCTTCCTCTTAGAGTTCACTGTGTTCTCTGTTGGATGCAAAACaagtttttaagttattttattaaaaacagCAAGCATCTGCTGACACTTACCCAAAAAAATAACTCGCTTTTCAGTTATATTGCCGCCGGACTGCTTTTATATGATACCTTTGTGAACACCAGTGGCTTACTTATAATACCTTAAAAATTGTTGAGCAAATACGCGAATTTAGTTCATTAGTTCATCAACTTCAGTTCATCAAGCGGAAATGGTAAAAGGATAACAAAATAGTCGGGAAGAAATGAAAGTATAAGTCGTGAAGTGCGCATTTCTATACCCTGTACCCATTAAATGACAAATACTACAATTAAGTGTCAGATCATTTTACAAATAACATTCGAATaaagaatataaaatattataaatgtGTTCAGATTCCGTTGGAAATTATCAATACCAAGAACACAAGGAGAACATTTGAATGCTTTGAAATACTTTATCCAACACTAACCCCGCTAAAAGCTTATTGTTATAATTTGTAATGTTATTTCATCCTTATTTGCTCTATATTATGCAATGCAAATGggttaaaatataaatttaggTTGTTTAAGAAATGAATTTGGAGCACGGCTAACATTTCTGCGTGCAAGCCAACAAATTTCGAAAACAGATGGCCTCTTA of Drosophila mauritiana strain mau12 chromosome 3R, ASM438214v1, whole genome shotgun sequence contains these proteins:
- the LOC117144072 gene encoding uncharacterized protein LOC117144072; the protein is MKILNLFILLVLVAVALSAPAASPDNAPTVSVLRYKDDQDLANIQRAIIAQYERIGGTTKVHQPLTANIVNPASLGIVI